One window of Streptomyces sp. NBC_00273 genomic DNA carries:
- a CDS encoding DMT family transporter: MAWLLVVVAGLLETGFAVCLKLSHGFTRLWPTVAFACFALGSFGLLTLALKKLDVGPAYAVWTGIGAAGTAIYGMVFLGDLVSTLKLVSISLVILGVIGLQLSGSAH, translated from the coding sequence ATGGCGTGGCTGCTGGTCGTGGTCGCGGGACTCCTGGAGACCGGTTTTGCGGTCTGTCTCAAGCTCTCCCACGGATTCACCCGGCTGTGGCCGACCGTCGCCTTCGCCTGCTTCGCGCTCGGCAGCTTCGGTCTGCTGACCCTGGCGCTCAAGAAGCTGGACGTGGGGCCGGCGTACGCGGTGTGGACGGGCATCGGCGCCGCCGGTACGGCGATCTACGGCATGGTCTTCCTCGGCGACCTGGTCTCCACCCTCAAACTCGTCTCGATCTCGCTGGTCATCCTGGGCGTCATCGGGCTCCAGTTGTCCGGGTCGGCGCACTGA
- a CDS encoding TetR/AcrR family transcriptional regulator encodes MPAARESLLEAAGAALSARPWPDVRMVDVAAAAGVSRQTLYNEFGGKAGLGRALVRREADRYLDGVDRALSAPAQAAERLAAVAEWIVRAARAQPLVRALLTGAWDAGLPAAGGRAPGPGELARAVRDRAAAALTPGEGPQRCELAVRLALSYVIAPGEEPGPGELRRLLSAPTRTTGAR; translated from the coding sequence ATGCCGGCAGCCCGGGAGTCCCTGCTGGAGGCGGCGGGAGCGGCGCTCTCGGCGCGCCCCTGGCCGGACGTGCGCATGGTCGACGTGGCCGCCGCGGCGGGGGTGTCCCGGCAGACCCTCTACAACGAGTTCGGCGGCAAGGCCGGCCTGGGCCGCGCCCTGGTGCGCCGCGAGGCCGACCGCTACCTCGACGGGGTCGACCGGGCCCTGTCCGCTCCGGCCCAGGCCGCCGAGCGACTCGCCGCCGTCGCGGAGTGGATCGTACGGGCTGCCCGTGCGCAGCCCCTCGTACGGGCCCTGCTCACCGGTGCCTGGGACGCGGGCCTGCCCGCGGCGGGCGGCCGCGCACCCGGGCCCGGCGAGCTGGCCCGGGCCGTCCGGGACCGGGCCGCCGCCGCGCTGACTCCGGGGGAGGGCCCGCAGCGCTGCGAACTCGCCGTGCGCCTCGCCCTCTCCTACGTGATCGCCCCGGGGGAGGAGCCGGGGCCGGGCGAGCTGCGCAGGCTGCTCAGTGCGCCGACCCGGACAACTGGAGCCCGATGA
- the hisN gene encoding histidinol-phosphatase, whose protein sequence is MPEYDDDLRLALELADAADAATMERFRALDLQVETKPDMTPVSEADKAAEEIVRAGITAARPDDAILGEEYGLKGSGPRRWVVDPIDGTKNYVRGVPVWATLISLMAQDPDGEFRPVVGVVSAPALGRRWWATRGGGAYAGGALGETSAIGVSKVGGLGDASFAYSSLSGWEEQGRLAGFLDLTRACWRTRGYGDFWPYMMVAEGSLDLCAEPELNLWDMAAIAVVVQEAGGRFTSLDGVDGVHGGNAAASNGLLHEEMLDLLRPRA, encoded by the coding sequence ATGCCCGAGTATGACGATGACCTGCGCCTTGCCCTCGAACTCGCCGATGCGGCGGACGCCGCCACGATGGAGCGCTTCCGAGCCCTCGACCTGCAGGTCGAGACGAAGCCGGACATGACCCCGGTGAGCGAGGCGGACAAGGCGGCCGAGGAGATCGTCCGGGCCGGGATCACGGCCGCGCGGCCGGACGACGCCATCCTGGGCGAGGAGTACGGGCTCAAGGGCAGCGGTCCGCGCCGCTGGGTGGTGGACCCGATCGACGGCACGAAGAACTACGTGCGCGGGGTCCCCGTCTGGGCGACCCTGATCTCCCTGATGGCCCAGGACCCCGACGGCGAGTTCCGTCCGGTGGTCGGCGTGGTGTCCGCGCCGGCGCTGGGTCGCCGCTGGTGGGCGACCAGGGGCGGGGGCGCGTACGCGGGCGGCGCGCTCGGCGAGACCAGTGCCATCGGCGTGTCCAAGGTGGGCGGGCTGGGCGACGCCTCGTTCGCGTACTCCTCCCTGAGCGGCTGGGAGGAGCAGGGCCGGCTGGCCGGGTTCCTGGACCTGACCCGGGCGTGCTGGCGGACCCGCGGCTACGGGGACTTCTGGCCGTACATGATGGTCGCGGAGGGCTCGCTGGACCTGTGCGCCGAGCCCGAACTCAACCTCTGGGACATGGCGGCCATCGCGGTCGTGGTCCAGGAGGCGGGCGGCCGCTTCACCAGCCTGGACGGCGTGGACGGGGTGCACGGCGGGAACGCCGCGGCCTCGAACGGACTGCTCCACGAGGAGATGCTGGACCTGCTGCGTCCGCGCGCCTGA
- a CDS encoding CBS domain-containing protein, with protein MLVRDAMSTVILTLGPAHTLRQAACLMSGRRVGAAVVLDPDHSGIGILTERDILNSIGAGHDPDRESVGAHTTNNVVFCTPEATVQEAAEAMAHGGFRHLIVLEHGGPVGIVSVRDVIRCWVPARRTVAA; from the coding sequence ATGCTCGTCCGTGACGCCATGAGCACCGTGATCCTCACCCTCGGACCCGCACACACCCTCCGACAAGCGGCCTGCCTGATGTCCGGCCGGCGCGTCGGCGCGGCCGTCGTCCTCGACCCCGACCACAGCGGAATCGGCATCCTGACCGAGCGCGACATCCTCAACTCGATCGGCGCGGGACACGACCCGGACCGGGAGTCCGTGGGCGCGCACACCACCAACAACGTCGTGTTCTGCACCCCTGAAGCCACCGTGCAGGAAGCCGCCGAGGCCATGGCCCACGGCGGCTTCAGGCACCTGATCGTGCTGGAGCACGGCGGACCCGTCGGCATCGTGTCCGTGCGCGACGTCATCCGCTGCTGGGTCCCGGCACGGCGCACGGTCGCCGCGTGA